DNA from Candidatus Woesearchaeota archaeon:
CAGTCATAATGATATTTGCCTTCAAGAAAGGCGAACTCTCGGTGCTGTATCCTTTTGTCTCAACAGGCTTCATCTGGGTTAATCTTCTTGCAATGAGATTTCTCGGGGAAAGCATGAGCCAGTCAAAGTGGCTCGGAATTTTTGTGATTTTTTCAGGAATAAGCTGCATAGGATTTGGAAGCAAAATCAGAAATGATTCATTTTTCCTATGTGTGGGTTACCCTTCTTGCAATAAGGTTCCTTCATGAAAAGATGAATCTCATGAAGTGGCTCGGAATACTTCTCATACTTGTCGGGGTAAGCTTGATAGGCGCTGCATAATGAAAAAAGAGAAGTTGGATGATTTGCTGGAAAAGGTTTCTGAAAAAGATGAATTTGTAGCGCTTTCATCCAGGTATAAAGCCTGCGACGGAAATAGGTTCTCCATAAGAAAAATTGTCATTGACTATGGCCCTGAATGGAAAAAGAAATATGAAAGATATGCAAATGCGGTAGGATTCTACGATGGAAAAATTGAGCCGGGTGAATATGTGAATCTTTACGATAAAAAAGCAAACCATGTGATGATGTCAAACACTCCCA
Protein-coding regions in this window:
- a CDS encoding EamA/RhaT family transporter, with translation MKTSLTAIFLILICTLFTSAGQVFYKLASNSLSLDINSLLTNHYLFIGLASYLIGAVIMIFAFKKGELSVLYPFVSTGFIWVNLLAMRFLGESMSQSKWLGIFVIFSGISCIGFGSKIRNDSFFLCVGYPSCNKVPS